Within the Candidatus Zixiibacteriota bacterium genome, the region TAAACAACGATTACATGATTGGACTGGAAGATATTGTTTACCTCATAAATTATATCTTTAAAGGTGGTCCGCCACCTGATCCGCAGGACTGCGCCGATTCAGACTGCAGCGGGTCGGTAAACCTCGTAGATGCTGTGTACCTGGTAAGATATCTTTACTCGGGCGGACAGGCTCCCTGCGATACCGACAACGACGGCTTTATGGATTGCATTCCGGGCTACTGATACCGGTTTTTCCAGCGTATATTATTATATCAGTGCTTTAAACCGAATGGGGAATACTGTTTTGTTTGTTCAGCATTTTTGTTATATTCCTGCGGTTTGAGTAAAACGGGTAGCATGGATTTGTTTCGGTGCGGAAAGATTATCGAATCAGTAAAAGGTGTTTAATCCAATGGCGGACAGGATACGCAGTCCCTTCGAGGGAAAACCTGATGAAGAAAAAATCGAATCTATCCGGAAGATGTTCGGTGAGATCACACCCCATTACGATCTACTGAACCATCTGCTTTCAGGCGGGCAGGATTTCCTGTGGCGTGCTTTCGCCGTCAGCAAGCTTCCCGAAAATGCCCGCGTAGTCCTGGATGTCGCTACCGGGACCGGGGATTTGGCGCTCGATATAGTCCGCAAAAAACCGTATATCCATGTCACCGGGCTGGATTTCGTGCCGCAGATGCTGGATAAGGCGCGGGAAAAGACCGAGGCCAAAAAACTGTCCGACAGGATAACCTACCTCCAGGGTGACGCGATGGAGTTGCCGTTTGAAGCAGACTCATTCGATGCCGCGACAGTCGCCTTCGGACTGCGCAATATGCCCGATCGTGTCGGAGCCCTCAGGGAGATGGCCCGGGTAGTCAAGCCGGGGGGCAGGGTGCTCGTGCTTGAGATGACATTTCCGGAAAACCTGGGGATGCGCGGGTTTTTCTCCTGTTATTTCAGACATGTTATCCCGTTTATGGGAAGCATGATCTCGGGTAATCGTAAGGCTTATGAGCACCTGCCGTCATCGATACAGGACTTTCCCAAACCGGATCAGCTCAGCGAGTATTTCAAACAGGCCGGAATGGAAAAAGTCGACGCGCACCGTATGACTTTCGGGATCACTTACTTGCATAGCGGAATAGTCCGGTAAATTATAGCGGTTGCAAGTAAATGATTGCGCCGGCATGTCCTATCGATATCTTAATTTTTAAATATAATTGTATATGACTGAATAGAATCTGGAGGAAAGCAGATGAGAACTATCGCGAATGTTTTGTGTTGCAGTATGCTCCTGGTCTTTATGCCGGCTTCGGTCGTTCTGGCTCAACAGGAACTCACCCCTGAAGAGCAGGCGGAGCTTCAGGCAGAGTATATGCGCATGGCACAGCCGGGGGAAGCTCATGAACTCATTGCCCAGTTAGAAGGCGAATGGGAGCAGGAGATACGCTTTTGGATGTCGCCCGGCGCTGATCCGATTGTCTCCACGGGAAGCGCACAATGTGAAATGATTTTGGGCGGTCGCTTTTTGTCCTGCGAGGCTGAAGGCGGTTCCGGTCAAAACGCGATGGAGAGCCTGACGATTCTCGGTTACGACAATCGTCATAAGCACTACACCCTGATCGGTTTTGATACCTGGGGGACATACTATGTCACGGCGGCCGGTGACTACGATCCGGATACCAAGACAATCGTATTGTCCGGTGTCGACACAGATCCGGTTATGGGTATGGAGCAGGTTTATGATATGACGCTCGAATTTGTCGATGAAGACAAATACATTTCTGCGGTGATTTTCAAAAATCCCGAGATGACCGGTGGTGCCGAGGAATTCAAGATGGTCGAGGTAATCAATACCAGGGTGAAATAAATCAATTGCTGACTGTTTAAATAGAGCGTCAGCATACGGCGCTCTATTTTTTTAGTCCGGATACTCGAAATCTTTGAATTTAACCCTGTAAAAAATCGAGTAGAGCAAAGGTACCACCCCGAGGGTTAAAAACGTTGCGAAGAGAAGGCCGAAGATAATCGCGATCGCCAACGGCACGAACATGGGCGAGCTCCCGAACCAGAGCGGGAGCAGGCCTCCAATGGTTGTCATGGTGGTCAGCAGAATCGGGCGGAATCGTCTCTGGCCGGCTTCGACAATCGCGCGAGGCGGTTCATGGCCGTTCTCATCTATCTCGAGCTTGATCCGCTCCAGTAATACGATTGCATTGTTGATCACAATTCCTGCCAGCGAGATGATCCCGAGAAGCGTCATGAATCCGAAATAGGAATTCATCAACAGCAGTCCGAGCACCACACCGATCAACCCCAGAGGAATTGTCAGCAGGATGATCAATGGTTTTCGGGCGGAATTGAACTGACCGACTAAAAGCAGGATGATAACCAAAAACGCGAAAGGCAGTTTCTCGGCGATTGACTTGTTGGCATCGCCTGATGATTCAACTTCCCCGCCGAGCTCGTAGCCATAACCGATACCCCACTGCGGGGCTTTTTCTTTCAGCCACTTGTCGACCTCCATGGCGATATCGATACCGTAGTAACCTTCTTTGACATTGGAGCGCAAAGCCAGCATTTTGAGCCTGTCACGCCGGATTATCTGGGCCGGTTGCCAGACGACTTCGATATTGGCCACCTGCAGAAGCGGTACCGACCGGCCGGTCAGGGGCGAGAATATATTGTGGCTTTCGAGCTTGGAGAGATCGTCGCGTTCAGCCGCCACCGAGCGGAGTATGACCGGGATGATCTTGTCGTCTTCATAGTACTCGGTAGTTTCGATCCCTGAGAGTATCGATTGCAGGGAGACGGCTATATCGCGGTTGGTCAGACCGGCTCGCCGGGCGCGTACTTCATCGATTTTAACCATCAGCTTCTTGGCACGCGGGCCCCAGTTGTCGGTGATGTTTTTGGTTCCTGGAATATCTTTGAGGATCTGCCGGACCGAATCTCCCAGGGCAAAGAGCTTATCGGTCTGTTTGCCGAAAAGGCGGATTTCAACCGGGTACTCTACCGGCGGGCCGAGTTCCAATGCTCGTACTGTTGTCGAAAGATCGGGGAAGTTGGCCAGGCAGAACGAGTCGATTTTCGGCCGCAGGCTGTTTTGGATAATCTCCTTGCTGGTGGCGTTGATGAGGATATAAGCGTAATGCGGACTCTCCGGCTCGGGGCTGTAATTGAGAATGTAGCGCGGGCCTCCTTTGCCGATGAAGGATGCCCAGTCGACTATGCCTTCTTTACCGCCGGCAGAATCAGCCATCAGTTCCGCGCTCATGTAATCCTCGATCTTTGTGACTATCCCGGTAGTTTGGCTGAGCGGGCTTCCTACCGGCAATTCCATCTCGGCATAGAATATCGGTTTGTTGTCTTCCGGGAAAAAGATGTTCGGCACGAACTGAAACAGGGCCATCGCACCGAAGAAGACCGCAATCACCCCCAACAGAAACAACAGAGGATGTCTCAGCCCTGCGACCAGAGAGTTGCGATAAAAGCGGTAGAATTTCGAACTATACGAGTGCTTTTGCGATTTGGTATTAATCCTGAGGAATTTGACGCACAACATCGGGATCAATGTCAAGGCCAGCACCCATGATGAAAGCAGAGTGATCGTGACGACCTTGAACAATGAGGCGGTGTATTCTCCGGTCACCGATTCAGCCAGAAAGATCGGCAGGAAAGCGGCGGCTGTCGTCAGCGATGATGTCAAAAGCGGGATACGCAGTTCTTTTGTCGATTCCTCGGCCGCCTCGAGCGGTTTTTTGCCCTCACGCATCATGACCATGATCGATTCCGATATCACGATCGCGTTGTCGACCAAAAGCCCCAGCGATATTATCAGGGCTGCCAGCGAAACTGTATCGATCCCGATGTCGAAGAATGCCATCAGCATCAAAGCCATAATCATGGCCATCGGGATCAGGCTGGCTACCACCAGCCCGGTGCGAATGCCGAGCGAAATCAGCATGACCAGCATGACGATGCCGACTGCCTGGACTATGTTGATGACGAAGTTGTTCACTTTTGCTTCAACGTAATGAGGCTGGAAGGCGACGTAATTGAATTCGATCCCGATCGGGTAATACTCCTGGAATCTTCGTACCTGGGCTTTTACTTTTTCACCCAGTTCGAGGATATTGCCGTCCTCGCGCAGGTTCACCGCCAGTGCCAGGCTCGGTTTTCCCATGTAGTGCATAACCGAGGTGGGAGGGTCGATATAACCGCGGTAAACATGGGCTAAATCCTCCAGAAAGATCAGGTTGCGTGTGCCGGGGATCTGGATCACAGCGCGGCGGATATCCTCAACTGATTCGAAGTTGCCGGTCGGCTGGAGCACCATGCGCTCATGTTCGGTATATATCTCCCCGCCGGGAATAATGATATTTCTGGTCTCGAGTATCCGTTTGAGCTGGGTGGGGGAGAGGTTCAGCTCCGCCAGCCGTGAGTTGTTATACTCGATAAATATCCGCTCTTTTTGAGCGCCATGGATATTGACCTTGGCGGCCTCATCGATAAGCAGAAGTTCATTGCGGCACTCATCGGCAATCTCTTTCAATTCGGCATAGCTGAACCCCTCTCCGGTGAGTGTTATCACGATTCCGAACACATCGCCGAATTCATCGTTTACGAACGGTCCAATCGCCTCGTCCGGAAGATCGCGGGAGGCCCGGTTGACTTTTCGGCGGAGATCGTCCCAGATAGGACGCATATCGCTGTAGCTTTCCTTGATAAAAACATAGACAACCGAAACACCGGTTTTGGACTCGCTGTAAACGTAATCGAGTTCCGGCATTTCCTGTACGGCTTTTTCGATCGGGTCGGTGATTAGCTGTTCGATTCTTTCGGGGGCGGCTCCGGGGAAGAATGTCTGTACTACTGCCGTCCTGATCGTAAATCCGGGATTTTCGCTTCTGGGCATATTGAGGTAGGCGATAATGCCGGCAACCAGAACTACCAGCAGGGCGGCAATCGTGATTCGATCCTTGAGAATCGCCTGGCGGGTCAGACTCACTTGTATACCCCCTCAGGCTGTGGCAGTTTGACTTTCTGGCTGTCGATGATTCTGGATACTCCGGCAGTAATTAACAGGTCGCCCTCCCGGAGGCCCTCCAGGACTTGAAGGCCTTGATTGGTGAGTTCGCCGACTGTAACCTGCCTGCGATGAACGATGCCCAGCCCGGAATCGGCCGGCTCCACGGTAAACACAAAACGTCCCTGCCTGTCTTCGCTGACCGCGACTGACGGTACAATGATCCTTTCGCGCCCGTCGCCGGATTTGAAACGGATCGAGATTTTACCCGCCATACCGGGTCGCAATGCGGGATCCTGCTCTTTGAGCAGGGCGGTAACCGGATAGGTCGAACCCTGTCCGATCGAGGTCACCCCGACCTCGCTGATCGTCGCTTCGAATTTTTTTTCAGGGAAAGCATCGAAGGTGACTGTAGCGGGATCGCCCTCGTTAATATCAGATATCAAAACCTCGGGAATATTGGTCTCCACCTCGAGTTCGGAGCCTGAGGTCAGAAGCGCGACCGCCTGTCCCACCCGGACGTTTTCATTTTCTTGCACCATCACCGCGGCGATTGCGCCCTGGACGGGAGCGGTCAGGCGAGTATAAGTCAGTTGACGACGAGCCTGTTCGAGTTTTTTCTCGATCGAACGCACAGTCGCCCGTGCGGACTCATCGGCGGCCCGGGCGGCATCAAGATCATTTAACGAGGCATTGTTATTTTCATACAGACTGCGCACGCGGTCGTAATTGGCGGCGGCATTGCGGGCCTGGGCGCGTGCCTGCTCGAGAGAGGCTTCGGCTTCCTGCACCCTGAGACGATAATCGACCGGATCGATACGGGCAATCAAGTCCCCGGATTCTACCTGGTCGCCGACTTTGACTGCCACTTCTTCAACTGTCCCGGCTACTTTGAAACTCAGTCGCGATTCGAGGGCGGCTCGGGAAACCGATGAAAATGTCCTGATTCGTTCCCCGCCTGTGGCGTAGACCGTCTGGTAACGAACAGGCCGGATGATCTGCTCTTCTTGTAATTCCTCTTCTCCGCAGCTTGTGACCAGAAGCGCGCTGATCATTAGTATCAGGATCGGGAATATTGGCATTAATCCATTTTTCATCGGGCCTCCCTCTATAAATATCAGAATTTGATCGAGAATGTTAATTACCGGATTGATTCAATTTCGCATATTCATCGTAGTATGCTTTCAACCGCTGTAAAAAGTCTGCCTCGAGATCAGTTCCAGTCAGATAATAGAATTTACCCGAAGCTCTCTGGACATCAATAATATCGATTAAGAATTCATATTTGGCATTGGCGGCGGTCAGGTCAGCAACCAGCGCGGCGTTCTGGGCATCGAGCAGATCGATTACAGACACTACACCGCGCGAGTAGGCATCGGTTACAAGCTCGAGATTCTGGTGGGCGGCTTTGGCGGCATCGCGAGAGAAGCCGATTCCGGCCCATGATGCTCCGGCGCGATGAAGCGCGCTAAGGACTCTCTGCTCGATTTTATCGGCCAGGGCCTTCCGTTGTGCCTGAAGTTTTTTAAGCTCTTCCGACGCCTGAGCCCGCTTATGGAATTTCTGTCCACCTGCAAACAGCGGGTAGCTGAGATTCAATGCGATACTCCAGTTGAGATCGTCCTGCTGAGGCATTTCGAAACCCTGGATCGGGATGGTCAGTCCGGATGTGCCTGCGCCTTCTTCGGAGAACTTTTTCGTGATTTCACCTTTTAACGCCAGTTGCGGAGCCCAGAAAGCATTGGTAGTTGATTTCAGGCGTCGTTTTTGCGCGGCAATTGCTTCATCGAGCGCATTCAATTCGGGTGAGTTGGCGAAGGCTTCTTCGACCATGAATTTCCTGAAGATCTTAAAGGAGGCCTTGTTGCCGACATACTCGGACAGCAGGGATGAGATATGCTCCTGTATAAAATCATCGATGTCCGTTTCTTCGGTTGAGAAACTCTCCTCGGCAGGCCGGTTGATTATACGATTTACGGCGATTTCGGCAACATTGCGTTCGGCATTGGCATCGACTGCCTGCTGACGGCTGGTGGCGAGCTGGCTTTCCCAGCGGTAGACTTCGCCCGGACCCGATAATCCAATCGCCTGACGGGTTCGTGCCAGTTGCAGGTTTGAACGCGTGAGGCTGACATTGTCCTGGCGTATATTTTCAAGCGTCTTGGCCGTCAAGAGCCTGAGATACGCGGTCGAGGCCTGCTGGATAATGTCCAGCCTCAGACGTCGCAGTTCCGCCTGGCGTGACTTGTGAAGATGTCCCTGTATTCCCAGGTTGGCCCAGGCTTGCTCAGAAAAAATCAATTGAGTGGCGGAAGCGGAAGCGCTTATAGTTCTCTCGGCCTGCGCTCCGAAACTTGCTTCAGCCCGGTCATCGTCGATCATCAGTCCTGTGGCGGAAAGATCAATCCGGGGCAGGAGGTTAGCGCGCGCCAAAGCGACCTCTTTTTCCCCGGCTTCAACCTCATGATACATCGAGGCAAGGTCGAGATTGGCGTCGAGTGCCTGACGGGTGACTTTCGGCAAATTCATCTCGCGCGCGACTTTTTCCCTGGTTTCCTGCAACAATATTGCCTCGGTCATAACTTCCCAGCCGGGTGAGATGTCAAGCTGACGGGCTGTGCTTACGTTAATATACAGAAGATTCCGGCGATTGAGGGTAACCGGGATTCGGGAAGCTTCCTCGCCCATCAGGATGCGCTGAATATTCAGGGCTGTACGGCGTGCCACGCGTTGAATATCGATGCCCTCCCCCAGGCCGGCCAAGAGCCCCCGTTCGACATCCGTCCTGCCCATGTACGCGAAGCCTGGAATGTTCCGGTCGATCAAGCCCTGGATGAACTTGTCAAGTTCATCTTCAGGCATGCCGATCATAACGCCGACATGGACCGCGTCGACATCATCAGGGATTGCGGCCAGCGCTTCTTCCGCAGTTTCACCGACAGCGAGCTGGATCACTTCGATATCGACGTCCTCAAATGAATGCTTATGCTTGATAAGCAATGCGGGTATGTTTTCGATAATCAATCGTGGCCAGATAAATGCTATGCGTTCGAAAGGGACGACATCTCTGTAGATATCCAGCACCCCCGCGAAGTTGTAGCCTATGGGGATATATGTCAGGTTCCGTACTCCGCTGATACCTTCATCATAGGGCACTCCCTGGATTTCAACGTTGGCGACAAAAGGCGCTATTACAGGTTTGGATAGATTGTTCATGTGGGTGACGATGTCCGAGCCAACTGCGCCCAATGTCACGACGATGTCAATTTTCGAATCGCTCAACATCTTCTCGATTTCAGCTTTTATGTTTTTACGTTTCCAATCGGAAATCACTATATTATCGGGATTGAAGTCCAGTCGGTAGTCGCGTTCGAGCAGGCTTTGGATCTCGGATTGAAACAGGCTCAGGATGCCTTCGTTGCGTTCCCAGGGACCATCGAGAACAAATCCGATATGGACGCTTTGAGATTGCGGGTAGAGAACCAGCGGGGTTAGGAGTACCAGTACTGAAGCAAAACAGAGCAGTTTTATTACTCTCATCATTGTGCGTGACCCCTCTCGATATGATTTGGGTACATAACCTGTCAAACTGCTTGCGTTGATTATTTTAAAACATTTATAATTCCGTGACAAGGCTTTTAATTGTATTGAACTCAGCCTGACATATTCACTGCACAGCTATTGTTAGAAAAATATTAAATCTGCTTTATATGATGAAAAATTCTAAAACATTGACTGCGTTACGAGAGTATAATAAGCTCATGTTGCAATTAAATATGGAGGAGACATATGAAAGAAAATGTCTGGGAGACTTTTTTCGATAAGCATGCCCCGGAATACATGCAGAATATATTTACCCGGGGGACGAAAGGGGAGGTCGAATTCTTAATCGAGGAGCTGGATCTCAAGCCGGGTATGAAGATCCTGGATATTGGCTGTGGCACGGGGCGCCATGCGGTAGAACTGGCCAAACATGGTTGTCATGTAACCGGTGTCGATCTCTCGCGCGGGATGCTGGATGAAGCTGAAAAAGCCGCCGGCAATGCGGGAGTAAAGCTAGAGTTGATACATTGTGACGCTACTCGATTTGAGAGTGAACCGGTTTTCGATGTTGCCATAATATTGTGCGAGGGGGCATTCTCTTTATATCAGCCCGGACAGGACCCGATTGCTCATGATCTGGCGATATTGAAAAACGCAAATCGCGCCCTCAAACCGGGCGGGAAGTTCATCATGACAGCATTGAATGCCATGAAAAAGATCCGCGAGTATGGTCCCGATGATGTCGCCTCGGGCAAATTCGATCCGCTCAACCTGATTGAACACTACGAGATGGATTACGAGGATGGCGGGCAGAAGCATTCGGTAAAAGTCTGTGAGAAGGGTTACGTGGCGCTGGAACTCAAGCTCCTGTTGAGGATGGCGGGTTTCGAGGTTGAAAATATATGGGGAGGCACGGCCGGCAACTGGGGCCGAAGGCAGATCGACCTGGATGAGTACGAACTGATGGCGGTTGCCCTGAAAAGATAGCTTGCCTCCGGTATACAGTTTCTCAATTTCGTTACTATTCAGGCGGTTTAGGCTGAGTGGAAAAGCATCAATCCTACTCTACAAATTGTACTCTTTTTTTGATTGAAGGATTCAAATCGGGAAACAAGTCAGAGCAGTTTTCGTTATACTCATGGCTGAGAACTGAGGTAGAGAAGGTTTAAAGAGGTAGTTATGAAAACTGTTGAAAAATATTCTGATGGATTTTTCCTGGCAACTGTCCTGTTGCTCCTGTTTGCGGTTGTCCCGACAAATGCGCAACCGTTCATGAAGCCGGAAATCAGCGGGTATTATGAATTTATGCCGGCTACTAACCTGGCTGAACCTGATGCCGGTACTTTCTGGGAAGATCTCGAGGTGCAGACATCCAGAATAGGCTTTGAAGCATCGAACCCGTTTGTTTTTTCACGTGGTAAGACGATTTTCAATCCCCAGCTAAGTTTCGAATACCTGAAAGTCAATTACGACAACTGGGATGCTGTCGAGGGCGATGGCGATCCCAATATCAGCGATCTGTATTCAGGCAACCTGACAATGATGCTGATGCACATGATAAACCCGGGCTGGTCGATGATGGCGATCGTCTCACCTGGTGTGGCCTCCGACTTCGAGGGCGCGGTCACGTTCGATGATTTCAATTTCCAGGCCGGGCTTGTGTTTATGCGCAATTTCAGCCGGTTTACACAGTTAGGATTCGGCGCCGTGTACTCAACCAGTTTCGGTCATGCCATCCCGCTTCCGGCCCTGAGTTTTAACTGGAACAATGGTTCCAATTTGCGTTTCAACGTGATCCTGCCGGTGCGGATTCAGTTTACTTACAGCCTCAATCGCAGTGCAGACCTGGGTCTGCTGATGAAAGTCAGCGGAAACGATTACCGTGGAGCTTCAGAGATTTACGAGGTGAATGATCCCCGGCTGAATGTTTCAGACTGGATGGTCGGACCGACTTTTGACTACCGCCTGAGCGGTGCGCTGGCGGTCAGTCTCCATGCCGGGTACACTTTCGTGCGAGAGTTCGAGTTCTCAAACGGTGAGGATGAGATCGCTTCCTACGATTTGGAGGGCGGTCCATTTCTGCGTGTGAGCCTGAGCTTAACAGGAAAGTAAATAGGGGAAATGATTAGATTTTTTAAGTAAGGACTTACTAAATCAAAAATATAATTGTCCGTAATTACTTATAACGGGCCGCCAGACTCCCAGTGTGCTGACATCATAAGAGGCGGCTCGTTTTTCGTTTTAAGCGACAATTTTCCTGAGAAATGCCCAACCTGTTGAATTACAGGATAGTTCCTGCTTAATCCCAAGGATATGTTGAAAATTT harbors:
- the ubiE gene encoding bifunctional demethylmenaquinone methyltransferase/2-methoxy-6-polyprenyl-1,4-benzoquinol methylase UbiE: MADRIRSPFEGKPDEEKIESIRKMFGEITPHYDLLNHLLSGGQDFLWRAFAVSKLPENARVVLDVATGTGDLALDIVRKKPYIHVTGLDFVPQMLDKAREKTEAKKLSDRITYLQGDAMELPFEADSFDAATVAFGLRNMPDRVGALREMARVVKPGGRVLVLEMTFPENLGMRGFFSCYFRHVIPFMGSMISGNRKAYEHLPSSIQDFPKPDQLSEYFKQAGMEKVDAHRMTFGITYLHSGIVR
- a CDS encoding DUF1579 domain-containing protein; translated protein: MRTIANVLCCSMLLVFMPASVVLAQQELTPEEQAELQAEYMRMAQPGEAHELIAQLEGEWEQEIRFWMSPGADPIVSTGSAQCEMILGGRFLSCEAEGGSGQNAMESLTILGYDNRHKHYTLIGFDTWGTYYVTAAGDYDPDTKTIVLSGVDTDPVMGMEQVYDMTLEFVDEDKYISAVIFKNPEMTGGAEEFKMVEVINTRVK
- a CDS encoding MMPL family transporter codes for the protein MSLTRQAILKDRITIAALLVVLVAGIIAYLNMPRSENPGFTIRTAVVQTFFPGAAPERIEQLITDPIEKAVQEMPELDYVYSESKTGVSVVYVFIKESYSDMRPIWDDLRRKVNRASRDLPDEAIGPFVNDEFGDVFGIVITLTGEGFSYAELKEIADECRNELLLIDEAAKVNIHGAQKERIFIEYNNSRLAELNLSPTQLKRILETRNIIIPGGEIYTEHERMVLQPTGNFESVEDIRRAVIQIPGTRNLIFLEDLAHVYRGYIDPPTSVMHYMGKPSLALAVNLREDGNILELGEKVKAQVRRFQEYYPIGIEFNYVAFQPHYVEAKVNNFVINIVQAVGIVMLVMLISLGIRTGLVVASLIPMAMIMALMLMAFFDIGIDTVSLAALIISLGLLVDNAIVISESIMVMMREGKKPLEAAEESTKELRIPLLTSSLTTAAAFLPIFLAESVTGEYTASLFKVVTITLLSSWVLALTLIPMLCVKFLRINTKSQKHSYSSKFYRFYRNSLVAGLRHPLLFLLGVIAVFFGAMALFQFVPNIFFPEDNKPIFYAEMELPVGSPLSQTTGIVTKIEDYMSAELMADSAGGKEGIVDWASFIGKGGPRYILNYSPEPESPHYAYILINATSKEIIQNSLRPKIDSFCLANFPDLSTTVRALELGPPVEYPVEIRLFGKQTDKLFALGDSVRQILKDIPGTKNITDNWGPRAKKLMVKIDEVRARRAGLTNRDIAVSLQSILSGIETTEYYEDDKIIPVILRSVAAERDDLSKLESHNIFSPLTGRSVPLLQVANIEVVWQPAQIIRRDRLKMLALRSNVKEGYYGIDIAMEVDKWLKEKAPQWGIGYGYELGGEVESSGDANKSIAEKLPFAFLVIILLLVGQFNSARKPLIILLTIPLGLIGVVLGLLLMNSYFGFMTLLGIISLAGIVINNAIVLLERIKLEIDENGHEPPRAIVEAGQRRFRPILLTTMTTIGGLLPLWFGSSPMFVPLAIAIIFGLLFATFLTLGVVPLLYSIFYRVKFKDFEYPD
- a CDS encoding efflux RND transporter periplasmic adaptor subunit codes for the protein MKNGLMPIFPILILMISALLVTSCGEEELQEEQIIRPVRYQTVYATGGERIRTFSSVSRAALESRLSFKVAGTVEEVAVKVGDQVESGDLIARIDPVDYRLRVQEAEASLEQARAQARNAAANYDRVRSLYENNNASLNDLDAARAADESARATVRSIEKKLEQARRQLTYTRLTAPVQGAIAAVMVQENENVRVGQAVALLTSGSELEVETNIPEVLISDINEGDPATVTFDAFPEKKFEATISEVGVTSIGQGSTYPVTALLKEQDPALRPGMAGKISIRFKSGDGRERIIVPSVAVSEDRQGRFVFTVEPADSGLGIVHRRQVTVGELTNQGLQVLEGLREGDLLITAGVSRIIDSQKVKLPQPEGVYK
- a CDS encoding methyltransferase domain-containing protein encodes the protein MKENVWETFFDKHAPEYMQNIFTRGTKGEVEFLIEELDLKPGMKILDIGCGTGRHAVELAKHGCHVTGVDLSRGMLDEAEKAAGNAGVKLELIHCDATRFESEPVFDVAIILCEGAFSLYQPGQDPIAHDLAILKNANRALKPGGKFIMTALNAMKKIREYGPDDVASGKFDPLNLIEHYEMDYEDGGQKHSVKVCEKGYVALELKLLLRMAGFEVENIWGGTAGNWGRRQIDLDEYELMAVALKR